In Massilia violaceinigra, one DNA window encodes the following:
- a CDS encoding metal-dependent hydrolase, with product MDNLSHSLVGLAVGELVHRTLPAEADPAHQRTRRRLMLVSCWAASNFPDLDLVLTGLLPQPLGYLLHHRGHTHTLLYEVPQALLLIALLWMLWPGARALLRASKPARAGLLAAVGAGFLLHLGMDALNSYGVHPFYPFDARWFYGDAVFILEPVFWVAGAVPLAMTLGSRVWRGLLLGGLAAVLGYFTMRGYLHWGSLTALLAFGAVLTMLQQRVGKSGKLALCAALLGGVGFVAMQGAAMQRGKTIVADHLRQLDPASTLLDTAMTAFPTNPACWIFVSAERDAVAGTYRLRRGMVSVAPSVLALDACPTALAEGIRPLKAQLVVNWSEEAPLARLRKLQTSNCRFDAWLRFARMPALGPDNASDARFSNTPAGNFTTFPLDQANGQPCPTGVPAWDYPRADLL from the coding sequence ATGGATAATTTAAGTCACTCGTTGGTTGGACTGGCCGTTGGCGAACTGGTTCACCGTACTTTGCCTGCGGAAGCCGATCCGGCCCACCAGCGCACCCGGCGCCGCCTGATGCTCGTGTCGTGCTGGGCCGCCAGCAATTTTCCCGACCTCGACCTCGTGCTCACCGGGCTCTTGCCCCAGCCGCTGGGCTACCTGCTGCATCACCGCGGCCACACCCACACGCTGCTGTACGAAGTGCCGCAGGCGCTGCTGCTGATCGCGCTGCTGTGGATGCTGTGGCCCGGCGCGCGCGCCCTGCTGCGCGCCAGCAAACCGGCCCGCGCCGGCCTGCTCGCGGCCGTCGGCGCCGGCTTCCTGCTGCATCTGGGAATGGATGCGCTGAACTCGTACGGCGTGCATCCGTTTTATCCGTTCGATGCGCGCTGGTTCTACGGCGACGCGGTCTTCATCCTCGAACCGGTGTTCTGGGTGGCCGGCGCCGTGCCGCTGGCGATGACGCTGGGCAGCCGCGTCTGGCGCGGGCTGCTGCTGGGCGGGTTGGCCGCCGTGCTCGGCTATTTCACCATGCGCGGGTATCTGCACTGGGGTTCGCTCACGGCCCTGCTGGCGTTCGGTGCCGTGCTGACCATGCTGCAGCAGCGCGTCGGCAAGAGTGGCAAGCTGGCCTTGTGCGCCGCGCTGCTGGGCGGCGTCGGCTTCGTGGCTATGCAGGGTGCGGCGATGCAGCGCGGCAAAACCATCGTGGCCGACCACCTGCGCCAGCTCGATCCGGCCAGCACCCTGCTCGATACCGCCATGACGGCATTCCCCACCAACCCGGCATGCTGGATTTTCGTGTCGGCCGAACGGGATGCCGTCGCCGGCACCTACCGGCTGCGGCGCGGCATGGTCAGCGTGGCACCAAGCGTGCTCGCGCTCGATGCCTGTCCCACGGCCCTCGCCGAAGGCATACGGCCGCTGAAAGCGCAGCTCGTCGTCAACTGGAGCGAGGAAGCGCCGCTGGCCCGCTTGCGCAAACTTCAGACCAGCAACTGCCGCTTCGATGCCTGGCTGCGCTTCGCGCGCATGCCCGCGCTGGGTCCGGATAATGCGTCCGACGCCCGCTTCAGCAACACTCCGGCGGGCAATTTCACCACCTTTCCGCTCGACCAGGCAAACGGCCAGCCCTGCCCCACGGGCGTGCCGGCGTGGGACTATCCGCGCGCGGATCTGCTGTAG
- a CDS encoding porin — protein sequence MKLSISFAAAAVLGSLSGWACAQSSVTMYGVVDAGLVREQGGAGGNLTRVSSGVGSASRIGFRGSEDLGYGWSANFLLEAGARIDTGQQEEAGALFHRQAYVGARHREYGGLTLGRQYTPYYNALTGVADPFGGGYAGTAKNLFPAGGQNTRTSNAIVYSMPEIMGVTGEVSYALGEQPGGSTAGRQFGLSLGYSRGGLNARLAYNHRNNDVTTAAGAASVPPLPAAEREIGRNTLLAANYDFGVARAYAAYGVDKGTNSALLPNSGNPYGGVRPTASTDSRDMLLGASVPFGMTTLMASYIRKNDRTAYNQDAHQWGVGVSHVLSRRTSLYTAYARIKNKRGAGYTVGNNTEPGSGDSAFNLGVRHVF from the coding sequence ATGAAACTATCCATCTCATTTGCAGCAGCCGCCGTGCTTGGTTCGCTAAGCGGCTGGGCATGTGCGCAGTCGTCCGTGACCATGTACGGCGTTGTCGACGCCGGCCTCGTGCGCGAGCAGGGCGGCGCCGGCGGCAACCTCACGCGGGTCAGCAGTGGTGTCGGCTCGGCGTCGCGCATCGGGTTCCGCGGATCGGAAGACCTGGGGTATGGCTGGAGCGCCAACTTCCTGCTGGAAGCGGGTGCGCGTATCGACACCGGCCAGCAGGAGGAAGCCGGGGCGCTGTTCCACCGCCAGGCTTACGTGGGGGCGCGTCATCGGGAGTATGGCGGGCTGACCCTGGGGCGCCAGTACACGCCTTACTATAATGCGCTGACCGGCGTGGCGGACCCGTTCGGCGGCGGCTACGCGGGCACTGCCAAGAACCTGTTCCCGGCCGGCGGCCAGAATACGCGCACCAGCAACGCCATCGTGTATTCGATGCCGGAAATCATGGGCGTGACGGGGGAGGTGTCCTACGCGCTTGGCGAGCAGCCCGGCGGCAGCACGGCCGGACGCCAGTTCGGATTGTCCCTCGGTTACAGCCGGGGTGGACTCAATGCGCGCCTGGCCTACAACCACCGCAACAATGACGTCACCACGGCTGCCGGCGCGGCTTCGGTGCCGCCGCTGCCTGCCGCCGAGCGCGAGATCGGGCGCAATACGCTGCTGGCAGCCAATTACGACTTTGGCGTTGCCCGCGCTTACGCGGCATATGGGGTGGACAAGGGGACCAACAGCGCGCTGCTGCCCAACAGCGGCAATCCGTATGGGGGCGTGCGGCCCACCGCCTCGACGGACAGCCGCGACATGCTGCTGGGAGCCTCGGTCCCGTTCGGCATGACCACGCTGATGGCATCGTATATCCGCAAGAACGACCGGACAGCCTACAACCAGGATGCGCATCAGTGGGGCGTGGGGGTGAGCCATGTGCTGTCGCGGCGCACCAGCCTGTACACGGCGTATGCGCGCATCAAGAACAAGCGCGGCGCTGGCTACACCGTCGGCAACAACACGGAACCAGGCAGCGGCGACAGCGCCTTCAACCTGGGTGTGCGGCATGTGTTCTGA
- a CDS encoding universal stress protein, protein MEYKTIVVHVDESPQAAVRIDAAARLAIEHNAHLIGSALTNLPPRLLALSGLDPSLPPVQAPLAELRRLADSALDAFEQRANALGVLSFERRRLEEEIGLGMSLQARYCDLLVIGQHDAAHPLPGMRADFPEYVLLNSAKPVLVVPAGARGASIGAPLGQRIVVGWNGSAPASRAIASAIPLMQRARQVDIVVADARAQGDLHGATPGADLALYLARHAIRVNVRDVDSHADAGRALLAAAGEAGADLIVMGAYGRSRFREVLLGGATRTLLRSSTLPLWMAH, encoded by the coding sequence ATGGAGTACAAAACGATCGTGGTGCATGTCGACGAGTCGCCCCAGGCCGCTGTGCGTATTGACGCCGCGGCCCGACTGGCCATCGAGCACAATGCGCATCTGATCGGCAGCGCGCTGACCAACCTGCCGCCGCGCCTGCTCGCGCTGAGCGGGCTCGATCCCAGCCTGCCGCCGGTGCAGGCTCCGCTGGCCGAGTTGCGCCGCCTGGCCGACAGCGCGCTCGATGCCTTTGAGCAGCGGGCTAACGCGCTGGGCGTGCTGTCGTTCGAACGGCGCCGGCTGGAGGAAGAAATCGGGCTGGGCATGAGTCTGCAGGCGCGCTATTGCGATCTGCTCGTGATCGGGCAGCACGATGCCGCGCATCCCTTGCCGGGCATGCGCGCCGATTTTCCCGAGTACGTCCTGCTCAACTCCGCCAAACCGGTGCTGGTGGTGCCCGCGGGGGCGCGGGGCGCCTCCATTGGGGCGCCGCTGGGGCAGCGGATCGTGGTCGGCTGGAACGGCAGCGCCCCGGCCAGCCGTGCGATCGCCAGTGCTATTCCGCTGATGCAACGCGCGCGCCAGGTGGACATTGTGGTAGCCGATGCGCGGGCCCAGGGCGATCTGCACGGTGCCACGCCGGGCGCCGACCTCGCCTTGTACCTGGCACGGCACGCGATCCGGGTCAACGTGCGCGACGTCGACAGTCATGCGGACGCCGGCCGGGCGCTGCTGGCGGCGGCGGGTGAGGCGGGCGCCGACCTGATCGTGATGGGCGCTTACGGCCGCTCGCGCTTTCGCGAAGTCTTGCTGGGCGGCGCGACCAGGACCTTGCTCCGCTCATCGACATTGCCGCTCTGGATGGCCCACTAG
- a CDS encoding AraC family transcriptional regulator, giving the protein MPTPPSRQDRMIALLGRLAPSEGYTASALDDVRFMRANRAVARVPVLYEPCIVIVCQGRKRGYLGEQSFIYDAQQFLVLSVPLPFESETDASEAEPLLALKMHIDLAVAAELALALGPAPSAHTTPVSMCSTAMDEAMGDAVLRLLEVLLCPVEARVLGPGILREILYRVLTGEQGGSVRAALAQHSQFGKIGKALRRIHAGFSGELDVPILAHEAGMSVAAFHANFKAVTQTSPIQYLKSTRLHKARLLMVQEGMSASSASNRVGYESSSQFSREFKRFFGRSPVQEAAMMKTLLSQAPSEPPGYVSAH; this is encoded by the coding sequence ATGCCAACGCCGCCGAGCAGACAAGACCGCATGATCGCCTTGCTGGGCAGGCTGGCGCCGTCCGAGGGCTATACTGCGTCCGCGCTCGACGACGTGCGCTTCATGCGCGCGAACCGGGCCGTGGCACGCGTGCCTGTGCTGTACGAGCCATGCATCGTGATCGTCTGCCAGGGCCGCAAGCGGGGGTATCTGGGCGAGCAAAGCTTCATTTACGATGCCCAGCAGTTTCTGGTGCTGTCGGTGCCTTTGCCTTTCGAGAGCGAGACCGACGCCAGCGAAGCCGAGCCGCTGCTGGCGCTCAAGATGCACATCGACCTCGCAGTCGCTGCCGAGCTCGCGCTGGCGCTCGGCCCCGCGCCGTCAGCCCACACCACGCCCGTCAGCATGTGCTCGACGGCGATGGACGAGGCCATGGGTGACGCCGTGCTGCGCCTGCTCGAAGTGCTGTTGTGCCCGGTGGAAGCGCGCGTACTGGGACCGGGCATCCTGCGCGAAATTCTGTATCGGGTCCTGACCGGCGAACAGGGCGGCTCTGTGCGTGCGGCCTTGGCCCAGCACAGCCAGTTCGGCAAGATCGGCAAGGCGCTGCGCCGCATCCATGCGGGTTTCAGCGGCGAGCTGGACGTGCCGATCTTGGCGCATGAGGCAGGCATGAGCGTGGCGGCTTTCCACGCCAACTTCAAGGCGGTGACGCAAACCTCGCCGATCCAGTATCTCAAGAGCACGCGCCTGCACAAGGCAAGGCTGTTGATGGTGCAGGAGGGCATGAGCGCCTCGTCTGCCTCGAACCGGGTCGGCTATGAAAGCAGTTCGCAGTTCAGCCGCGAATTCAAGCGCTTTTTCGGCCGCAGTCCGGTGCAGGAGGCGGCGATGATGAAAACGCTCCTGAGCCAGGCGCCGAGCGAGCCGCCCGGCTACGTGAGCGCGCATTAG
- a CDS encoding SixA phosphatase family protein, with protein MRSSLLGGLFLASALLAPGLAVADPTIIYLVRHGEKAAVEKDPDLTAQGKARARNIAAILKSTGIAHVYSSTAQRTRQTAQPLATDLGLQVQVYDPAQSANLVAQVKAAGGTALVVGHSNTVPELVRLFGGKPGSDIGDDEFDRLYQLIVDKDGSVTTVLLHTVAP; from the coding sequence ATGCGCTCTTCCCTTCTTGGCGGCCTGTTCCTGGCTTCCGCCTTGCTGGCGCCCGGTCTGGCTGTAGCCGACCCAACCATCATCTATCTGGTGCGGCATGGCGAAAAGGCAGCGGTCGAGAAAGATCCTGATCTGACCGCCCAGGGCAAGGCGCGCGCACGCAATATCGCCGCCATTCTCAAGTCGACCGGCATCGCGCATGTGTACAGCAGCACGGCGCAGCGTACACGCCAGACCGCCCAGCCGCTCGCCACCGACTTGGGATTACAGGTGCAGGTGTACGATCCCGCGCAAAGCGCCAACCTGGTCGCGCAGGTCAAGGCGGCGGGCGGTACGGCCTTGGTGGTGGGCCATTCCAATACCGTGCCCGAACTGGTGCGCTTGTTCGGCGGCAAACCTGGTAGCGACATCGGGGATGATGAATTCGACCGGCTATATCAGCTCATCGTCGACAAGGATGGCAGCGTGACGACGGTATTGCTGCATACCGTGGCGCCTTGA
- a CDS encoding ANTAR domain-containing response regulator: MSKTPAHPPRKLRIVVVNTIVPEGGEHDAALAVQVMRGNALRIGLLESGYDIVASLPADIYLPERIAQLQPDMIIIDAESDARDVLEHIVIATRDERRPIVLFTEDDTTSSMDAAMAAGVSAYIVAGLQSERIKPVLNVALARFRQEQKLLAELSETRHKLAERKVIDRAKGILMTHHRLTEDQAYQKLRSMAMNKNLKLAEIAQRILDVEDLLG; this comes from the coding sequence ATGTCCAAAACCCCCGCGCATCCCCCACGCAAGCTGCGCATTGTCGTCGTCAATACGATCGTTCCGGAAGGCGGCGAGCACGATGCCGCCCTGGCGGTCCAGGTCATGCGCGGTAACGCGCTGCGCATCGGCCTGCTCGAATCGGGCTACGACATCGTCGCTTCGCTACCCGCCGATATCTATTTGCCCGAAAGGATCGCTCAACTTCAACCCGACATGATTATCATCGATGCCGAATCGGACGCCCGCGACGTGCTCGAACACATCGTCATCGCCACCCGCGACGAGCGCCGCCCGATTGTGCTGTTCACCGAGGACGACACCACCAGCAGCATGGACGCGGCGATGGCCGCAGGCGTGTCGGCCTACATCGTGGCGGGCTTGCAGTCCGAGCGCATCAAACCGGTGCTGAACGTGGCGCTGGCGCGCTTTCGCCAGGAGCAGAAGCTGCTTGCCGAGCTGAGCGAGACTCGCCACAAGCTGGCCGAACGCAAGGTGATCGACCGCGCCAAAGGCATCCTGATGACCCATCACCGGCTGACCGAAGACCAGGCGTACCAGAAACTGCGCAGCATGGCGATGAACAAGAATTTGAAGCTGGCGGAGATTGCCCAGCGCATTCTCGATGTCGAGGATCTGCTCGGTTGA
- a CDS encoding CmpA/NrtA family ABC transporter substrate-binding protein, whose protein sequence is MAEINVKQLRTVRIGFMPLTDCASLVMAAECGFDRQYGIRIVLSRETSWANVRDKLGSGALDAAHVLYGLMYGVQLGIGCQQQAMAVLMNLSRNGQAVTLSRALAEQGAVDGPSLARHMRNAPRGYAFAHTFPTGNHAMLLYYWLAAHGIDPLRHARALTVPPAQMVGSLRAGMIDGFCAGEPWGQRAIDDGVGVTAVTSQQIWPDHPGKVLGTTAAFAGSDPGTCRAMIAAVLDASRWIEASKANKEQTATVLAGSAYLNTGREAIARRLVGQYDNGVGGQWTDEKALRFHGDGEVNFPYLSDGMWFMTQQRRWGLLRDEPDYLGQAQAVNRIDLYRGAAEMTGTSVPSSPMRSSTLIDGLEWDGSDPRGYAQSFRIHLG, encoded by the coding sequence ATGGCAGAGATAAATGTAAAGCAATTGCGTACGGTCAGGATCGGCTTCATGCCGCTGACCGACTGCGCCTCGCTGGTGATGGCGGCCGAGTGCGGGTTCGACCGCCAATATGGCATCAGGATCGTGCTCAGCCGCGAAACCTCGTGGGCGAACGTGCGCGACAAGCTGGGCTCGGGCGCGCTCGACGCCGCCCATGTGTTGTACGGGCTGATGTACGGGGTGCAGTTGGGCATCGGCTGCCAGCAGCAGGCGATGGCCGTGCTGATGAACCTGAGCCGCAACGGCCAGGCCGTGACGCTGTCGCGCGCGCTGGCGGAGCAGGGCGCCGTGGATGGGCCGAGCCTGGCGCGGCACATGCGGAATGCGCCGCGCGGCTATGCCTTCGCCCACACTTTCCCGACCGGCAATCACGCAATGCTGCTGTATTACTGGCTGGCGGCGCACGGGATCGACCCGCTGCGCCACGCGCGCGCGCTGACGGTGCCGCCGGCCCAGATGGTGGGCAGCCTGCGCGCCGGGATGATCGATGGTTTCTGCGCCGGCGAGCCGTGGGGCCAGCGCGCCATCGACGACGGTGTCGGGGTGACGGCGGTGACCAGCCAGCAGATCTGGCCCGATCATCCGGGCAAGGTGCTGGGAACGACGGCGGCGTTTGCCGGGAGCGATCCGGGCACTTGCCGCGCGATGATTGCGGCGGTGCTCGACGCCAGCCGCTGGATCGAGGCCTCGAAGGCCAACAAGGAGCAGACGGCGACGGTGCTGGCCGGGTCGGCGTATCTGAATACGGGCCGGGAAGCCATCGCGCGGCGCCTGGTGGGGCAGTATGACAACGGTGTGGGCGGCCAGTGGACCGATGAAAAGGCGCTGCGTTTTCATGGCGATGGCGAGGTGAATTTCCCGTATCTGTCGGATGGGATGTGGTTCATGACGCAGCAGCGGCGCTGGGGGTTGCTCAGGGACGAACCGGATTATCTGGGGCAGGCGCAGGCGGTAAACCGGATCGATCTGTACCGCGGCGCAGCGGAAATGACAGGGACTTCGGTGCCATCGTCGCCGATGCGCAGTTCCACGCTGATCGACGGCCTCGAGTGGGATGGCAGCGATCCGCGGGGGTATGCGCAGTCGTTTCGGATTCACCTGGGGTAG
- a CDS encoding MFS transporter: MATKANTIELFSISTPQMRAFHLTWMAFFVCFFAWFACAPLMPIIKGEFGLTLAQVANINIAAVAITILVRLIVGPMCDRFGPRKAYTGLLLLGAIPVLGVAASQSYESFLFFRLGIGAVGASFVITQYHTSVMFGPKVVGTANAAAAGWGNAGGGAAQALMPLLVGALLMLGVREALGWRVALLVPGVLMVVMAGLYWKFTQDCPQGNYDDMRAAGIAIEGGKAGHAPAGGWESFKAASANHRVWLLFVTYGACFGIEIFIHNIAAVYYVDHFKLSLKEAGMAAGSFGLLALFARALGGWVSDKLAMRGTINSRVTLLFVLMIGEGAGLLWFAKADGVVFAVIAMLVFGLFTHMACGATYALVPFIDSKALGGVAGIIGAGGNVGAVAAGFLMKGTGDIAQTLTILSGLVLLSALCAIAVRLTAAVDDRPVAVNNAVA; encoded by the coding sequence ATGGCCACCAAAGCAAACACCATCGAACTCTTTAGTATCAGCACACCGCAGATGCGCGCCTTCCACCTGACCTGGATGGCCTTCTTCGTCTGCTTCTTCGCCTGGTTCGCCTGCGCGCCGCTGATGCCCATCATCAAAGGCGAATTCGGCCTGACCCTCGCGCAGGTCGCCAACATCAACATCGCCGCCGTCGCCATCACGATCCTGGTCCGTCTGATCGTCGGCCCCATGTGCGACCGCTTCGGGCCACGCAAGGCCTACACCGGCCTGCTGCTGCTCGGCGCCATCCCGGTCCTCGGCGTGGCGGCGTCGCAAAGCTATGAAAGCTTCCTGTTTTTCCGCCTCGGCATCGGCGCCGTCGGCGCGAGCTTCGTCATCACCCAGTACCACACCTCCGTCATGTTCGGCCCCAAGGTCGTCGGCACCGCCAACGCGGCCGCAGCCGGCTGGGGCAATGCCGGCGGCGGCGCAGCGCAGGCGCTGATGCCACTGCTGGTCGGCGCACTGCTGATGCTGGGCGTGCGCGAAGCCCTCGGCTGGCGCGTGGCCCTGCTGGTGCCGGGCGTGCTGATGGTCGTCATGGCTGGCTTGTACTGGAAATTCACCCAGGATTGCCCGCAAGGTAATTACGACGACATGCGCGCGGCTGGCATCGCCATCGAAGGCGGCAAGGCGGGGCATGCCCCCGCCGGCGGCTGGGAGAGCTTCAAGGCCGCCAGCGCCAACCACCGCGTGTGGCTGCTGTTCGTCACCTACGGCGCCTGCTTCGGCATCGAGATATTCATCCACAACATCGCCGCCGTCTACTACGTCGACCATTTCAAACTGAGCCTGAAGGAAGCCGGCATGGCCGCCGGCAGCTTCGGTCTGCTGGCGCTGTTCGCCCGTGCCCTCGGCGGCTGGGTATCGGACAAGCTGGCGATGCGCGGCACCATTAACAGCCGCGTCACGCTGCTGTTCGTGCTGATGATCGGCGAAGGCGCCGGCCTGCTGTGGTTCGCCAAGGCCGACGGCGTTGTCTTCGCGGTGATCGCCATGCTGGTGTTCGGCCTGTTCACCCACATGGCTTGCGGCGCCACCTACGCGCTGGTGCCCTTCATCGACAGCAAGGCGCTGGGCGGCGTGGCCGGCATCATCGGCGCCGGCGGCAACGTGGGCGCGGTCGCGGCGGGCTTTCTCATGAAAGGCACCGGCGACATCGCCCAAACCCTCACCATCCTCAGCGGCCTGGTGCTGCTGTCGGCGCTGTGCGCCATCGCGGTCAGGCTCACCGCCGCCGTGGACGACCGTCCGGTCGCCGTCAACAACGCTGTCGCGTAA
- the nirB gene encoding nitrite reductase large subunit NirB: MKIIVIGHGMVGHKFLESLGATAAPGLEVTVLCEEPRAAYDRVHLSEFFSGKSADDLSLVPAGFFEGGNMLLKLNAKAVAVDRAAKTVTVGSGEVLAYDKLVFATGSYPFVPPLAGKDRKDCFVYRTIEDLEAMLECGKRSKTGVVIGGGLLGLECAKALRDMQLQTHVVEFAPRLMAVQVDDGGARVLRAKIEDLGVTVHTQKNTLEIVDGEEGTHRMRFADGSHLDTDMIVFSAGIRPRDDLARLCGLTIGARGGIAIDNSCLTSDPDVYAIGECALWNGQLFGLVAPGYDMARVAARHLLGEQAAAFTGADMSTKLKLMGVDVASIGDPHAVSPGSRSYQFTDERKQVYKKIVVSDCGKFLLGGVMVGDASEYGTLLQMMLNKIELPESPEFLILPQSDGKARPGLGVDALPDTAQICSCNDVSKGDLCAAVCGGATTIGALKSCTKAGSTCGGCVALVTQVMKAEMKKQGMAVNNHVCEHFPYSRQEIYHLVKVGKITSFEDLLAQHGTGRGCDVCKPVAANVLASTWNDFVLKPEHASLQDSNDYFLGNIQKDGTYSVVPRMPGGEVTADGLIAVGMVAKKYGLYTKITGGQRVDLFGARVEQLPLIWEELIEAGFESGHAYGKSLRTVKSCVGSTWCRYGVADSVGFAIELENRYKGLRTPHKIKFGVSGCTRECAEAQGKDVGLIATEKGWNLYVCGNGGMKPRHAELIASDLDQETVVRYIDRFLMFYVRTADRLQRTSVWRDNLEGGLDYLKSVVIDDKLHLAAELEADMQHVVDTYACEWKNAVNDPATRQRFRHFVNSDQADQNVVFMPERGQIRPATIEERKRVIPLIVKTA; encoded by the coding sequence ATGAAGATCATCGTCATCGGCCACGGCATGGTGGGCCACAAATTCCTCGAGTCGCTCGGCGCCACCGCCGCGCCAGGGTTGGAGGTGACGGTCCTGTGCGAAGAACCGCGCGCCGCCTACGACCGCGTGCACCTGTCGGAATTTTTCTCCGGTAAATCGGCCGACGACCTGTCGCTGGTGCCGGCCGGCTTCTTCGAGGGTGGCAATATGCTGCTCAAGCTGAACGCGAAAGCCGTCGCCGTCGACCGCGCAGCCAAAACCGTCACCGTCGGCAGCGGCGAAGTGCTGGCCTACGACAAACTGGTGTTCGCCACTGGCTCGTACCCGTTCGTGCCGCCGCTGGCCGGCAAGGACCGCAAGGACTGCTTCGTCTACCGCACCATCGAAGATTTGGAGGCGATGCTCGAATGCGGCAAGCGCTCCAAAACCGGCGTGGTGATCGGCGGCGGCCTGCTCGGCCTGGAGTGCGCCAAGGCCCTGCGCGACATGCAGCTGCAGACCCACGTGGTGGAATTCGCGCCGCGCCTGATGGCGGTGCAGGTCGATGATGGCGGCGCGCGCGTGCTGCGCGCAAAAATCGAAGACCTGGGCGTGACCGTCCACACCCAAAAGAACACGCTTGAAATCGTCGACGGCGAAGAGGGCACGCACCGCATGCGCTTTGCCGACGGCAGCCATCTGGACACCGACATGATCGTGTTCTCGGCCGGGATTCGGCCGCGCGACGACCTGGCGCGCCTGTGCGGCCTGACGATCGGCGCGCGCGGCGGCATCGCCATCGACAACAGCTGCCTGACCTCAGACCCGGATGTCTACGCCATCGGCGAGTGCGCGCTGTGGAACGGCCAGCTGTTCGGCCTCGTGGCGCCGGGCTACGACATGGCCCGCGTGGCCGCGCGCCATCTGCTGGGCGAGCAGGCCGCCGCCTTTACCGGCGCCGACATGAGCACCAAGCTCAAACTGATGGGCGTGGACGTTGCCAGCATCGGCGATCCGCACGCGGTCAGTCCGGGCAGCCGCTCCTATCAGTTCACCGACGAACGCAAACAGGTGTACAAGAAGATCGTCGTTTCCGACTGCGGCAAATTCCTGCTCGGCGGCGTGATGGTGGGCGACGCGAGCGAATACGGCACCCTGCTGCAGATGATGTTGAATAAAATCGAGCTGCCCGAGTCGCCGGAATTTCTCATCCTGCCGCAAAGCGACGGCAAGGCGCGCCCGGGCCTGGGCGTGGACGCCTTGCCCGACACGGCCCAGATATGCTCCTGCAACGACGTCTCCAAGGGCGACCTGTGCGCCGCCGTTTGCGGCGGCGCCACCACCATCGGCGCGCTGAAAAGCTGCACCAAGGCCGGTTCCACCTGCGGCGGCTGCGTGGCGCTGGTCACGCAGGTGATGAAGGCGGAAATGAAAAAGCAGGGCATGGCCGTCAACAACCACGTCTGCGAACACTTCCCGTACTCGCGCCAGGAAATCTACCATCTGGTCAAGGTCGGCAAGATCACGTCCTTCGAGGACCTGCTGGCGCAGCACGGCACGGGCCGCGGCTGCGACGTCTGCAAGCCAGTGGCCGCCAACGTACTGGCGTCGACCTGGAACGACTTCGTGCTGAAACCCGAACACGCCAGCCTGCAGGATTCGAACGACTACTTCCTCGGTAACATCCAGAAGGATGGCACCTACTCGGTGGTGCCGCGCATGCCGGGCGGGGAAGTGACGGCCGATGGCCTGATCGCGGTCGGCATGGTGGCCAAAAAATATGGCTTGTACACCAAGATCACCGGCGGCCAGCGGGTCGACCTGTTCGGCGCGCGCGTCGAGCAGCTGCCGCTGATCTGGGAAGAGCTGATTGAAGCCGGTTTCGAGTCGGGCCATGCGTACGGCAAGTCGCTGCGCACCGTCAAATCGTGCGTCGGTTCGACCTGGTGCCGCTACGGCGTGGCCGACAGCGTCGGTTTCGCGATCGAGCTGGAAAACCGCTACAAGGGCTTGCGTACGCCGCACAAAATCAAGTTCGGCGTATCCGGCTGCACCCGCGAATGCGCCGAAGCGCAGGGCAAGGACGTGGGCCTGATCGCCACCGAAAAAGGCTGGAACCTTTACGTGTGCGGGAACGGCGGCATGAAGCCGCGCCACGCGGAACTGATTGCCTCGGACCTGGATCAGGAAACCGTGGTGCGCTACATCGACCGCTTTTTGATGTTTTATGTACGTACGGCCGACCGCCTGCAGCGCACCAGCGTCTGGCGCGACAACCTCGAAGGCGGCCTCGATTACCTGAAATCGGTCGTCATCGACGACAAGCTGCACCTGGCCGCCGAACTGGAAGCGGACATGCAGCACGTGGTCGACACCTACGCCTGCGAGTGGAAGAACGCCGTGAACGATCCGGCCACGCGCCAGCGCTTCCGCCATTTCGTCAACAGCGACCAGGCCGACCAGAACGTGGTCTTCATGCCCGAGCGCGGCCAGATTCGTCCGGCCACGATCGAAGAACGCAAGCGCGTCATTCCACTCATCGTCAAAACCGCCTAA
- the nirD gene encoding nitrite reductase small subunit NirD has protein sequence MHRDIELTNWTAVCSLDEIVPNTGVCALLKGEQVAVFHVLDSEERVFAIGNYDPNSGVSVLSRGLVGSLGDRIVVASPIYKQHFDLFTGECLEAPEHSVPSYRARVEDGKVWVCA, from the coding sequence ATGCACCGCGATATCGAACTGACCAACTGGACTGCCGTCTGCTCGCTCGACGAGATCGTCCCCAACACCGGCGTGTGCGCGCTCCTGAAAGGCGAGCAGGTCGCCGTATTCCACGTGCTTGACAGCGAAGAGCGCGTGTTCGCGATCGGGAACTACGATCCGAACAGCGGCGTCTCGGTACTCTCGCGCGGGCTGGTGGGCAGCCTGGGCGACCGCATCGTGGTGGCGTCGCCCATCTACAAACAGCACTTCGACCTGTTCACCGGCGAATGCCTGGAAGCGCCGGAACACTCGGTGCCCAGCTACCGCGCGCGGGTCGAGGACGGCAAGGTATGGGTCTGCGCATGA